From the genome of Rhododendron vialii isolate Sample 1 chromosome 10a, ASM3025357v1:
AACCAATAAGAACTCTCCCTGTACAAAAGAAAATTCTGGAAGTGAAAAGATTTCCTTTTTCCCGGGCCAGAGGGTTAGTTCAGTCATCTTCGAGATAAGGGGAAAGTGGAATTGTAAAGTATAAAACCGACGAGATACCGTATCTTGAACTTGCGATGccaattcacaaaaaaaaaggcacacAAACTCGCGAGGTATGAAGTCAGTCGCATCTTGAAGGCACGGAGAAGATTACACCTCTCGTCCCCAAGACACGAGGCCCGAGACTGAGAGCACCTCGACGACGATTGTCGACCTGAAAAAACCTAACCCCACCCccctctcctcttcctcccGCCGCCGTCCCTCAACgcccacttctctctctctcataacaGGTACGTCTCTCTCCGTTCCCAGTAATTATatgatttgttttcaatttcgaTTAATAATATTACTATTCAGTCATTATATTAGGGATTTCAGCATACAAGTGATGTATAAGTGGTACAGAATTCATGGCTCTTGTAATAAAACCTAACCATTATGTAAAGTCATGTAAATTTCATCCAAACGTGcatctactattttttttgtcaattacCTCAACCAACTATTCAGTGTCCCTTTTTTGTATCATGCTTTGTGTCAATGTACATGAACTCATTTTATATTGTTGGCGCAGATTATAGAGGTATGGAGCCTGGCCCGATAGAGGCCACTGTTTTGAGCGGACAGAAACGGCATCGGTCCACTTCAGTATGGTCTGCTGGGGTATGTAGATAGATGTCCATGCAAAGAGTTGATAAAAGATATGCTATTGCCTGTGGGCAACTTCAGTTTTTGATGGTTCCTGTTTGGACTATATGTAATGacctttttgaatttgttttgcaGTCGGGTGCTGATTCTACTACCCTTACTGTTCGTCGTCGCGAGGCTGCTCTCCGACGCATGGGTTTGCCAGATGATCGAATCATCCCTCTAGTACAGGCGGCTGGATTTGGAGGTCTATTTCGAGTGCCATTCATCCAGTTGGATTGGCATCTCATTACTGCACTAGTGGAAAGGTGGCGGCCCGAGACTCATACGTTTCATATGAGACCTGGAGAGATGACCATTACACTCCAGGATGTTAGCATTCAATTGGGTCTACCCATTGATGGTAAACCGGTTACTGGTTCTATCAATTATGATTGGGATGCGTTGTGTCGTAATTTGCTTGGTGTGGCCCCCCCTGCTGGGAAACGGGATGGGGGTAGGGTGAGTATGAAATGGCTCGATGAAGCATTTGGGGTGCTACCATTGGATGCTGATCCTATTGCAGTGGAGCAACATGCTAGAGCATACATCCTGCGCCTTATTGGGGGGACCATATTTGCAGACAAGTCCTCTAGTCTAGTTCATCTTATGTTCCTCCCCCTACTAGAGGACTTTAATACTGCTGGGGAATATAGTTGGGGAAGCGCAGCTCTAGCATGCTTATATAGGGAGCTATGTCGTGCATCCATTGCTGATAAGTTAGAGGTAGGTGGTTTCATGCTCCTTCTTCAGGTATGGGCATGGGAGAGGTTTCCTCATATTTCTCCACGTCGTTTGGGAAAGTTTCAGATACCAGATGGTCCTCTTATCACACGGTATGGATATGGTTGTGGTCAAGTTTATTTATAAATCTTTGTTTTTATCGTTATATTGTGTATCATCAAATATTTCAcaatttacaaaataattatttattgaCCTAATTTGTATGACTTTATAGGTGGCACGATAGGTTTCAGGTTACTGACCTGCCCACTCATGTCTTACGGGAGTACCGCTACACCTTTGATAGACAAACAGACGATCAAGTGAGTTAGTTATGTGGTTTAATTTTATAACTCAAAATTCTTAGCACAACACGAAAAAATTGTCATGCTTGATTTTGCATTGCAATTTTGCTATATATTTATCTTACAAAATTTTCCTATGTAGGTGGTGTGGCAATCATATCCACCTCGTGTCGTCGATGCACTCCCCCCATACTGTCGGGCTGGTTCAGACATATGGTTGACAAGTTCGCCACTTATTTGTTTTGCCATTATAGAGATGCATCAGCCAAATAGGGTACTCCGGCAATTTGGCATGCACCAACCTATTCCATCCCCTTCTCGGTCACTTGATGCACCCCACGGTGTTGATTTGAGAGGGGGAGCGAAAGATTGGGCACAAACCCATGGACCATCAATTGCCATGTGGGATAATCGGCGAGATCACATTGTTCAAGGTGAGGCATATGATGGTGTTATGCATCACGATGATGCGTATAAGGAGTGGTATCAACGTCACACGCGCCAATTCATCGGTCGCCTAGGCTGCTCATTTGAGAAAATGGTATGATTAATTCCGTTCTCCTCTACATTTCAATAAACTTCCCTAGGCTGCCCGTACTAGTTTGTTTCAATGACTTCCTATGGAAAGCTTGCGGTGATGTCATTACACTCTATACCAACCTTATGTAGTGAATAACCTATGAAACGCAGATACTTCAAAATTTGTTCTTCTCTTGTATCTTGTGTTGTCTAAATTTTACAAATCAAGACACGCATCTTGTGATTGCGATCCGATACATATCTTAAGTAAAAGAAATCTTATGATACACATACAATATGTATCTTAGGATTTGGTACGTTTAGTGGTAAAATAGATACGCATCTCTGAAGATTTCTTACGCTTAATTTCTTTGTTCGTGATACCTTTCATCACGCCACACATGACACCATAATATGTCATagaaattcttatttttaaagaaatgtATCATGCTTCGTTGGTCTATTTACATAGTGGCTAATTTTCTTAAGGGGTAGTTACTTGCTAGTTTTGCTAATGCATTCTTACATGACTAGGATGTTCAAAATGCAGGAAAAAAACTTGGAACAGATTTATCATCTCTTGGGTGAGAATTCAGAGGCCTGTGTCCTAGCTCACGACACACTTGCGCTATTTAAGGAGCAACAATCCTACTTTAGGATTGCTCCGCTACCGCCACCAGCAGTAGCaacaccgacacctctagaacCGCAAGAAGTAGCACTTGCATTAGCAccgccaccaacaccaccagcTGGAACAACAGAACCACCTACTGAACAATCAGCTGCAATCGAAGAACCACCACCATGTGTAACAATAGAATTGCCAGAACCTGTACCACCCAATGCATTAAATGAAGTGGGCACTCAAGGAGCAGAAGGGGTAACTAAGATGGGGAACGCCAGTCAACCCATCTCATGGCCTTCCGATTCCATTGTGACCCAAAGTTGGGTGATTTCACTAATGGATACTTTGGACTGGGGATCTAGACATCTATCCCCTTCAGAATTCCCTTCTTTATTACCCATCCAAGTGTTTGACAGTTTGGTACTTTCTGCGTCCAAAATTCTTCATAAGGAGCCCAATTGTGTTACCATTGACGGGTTGGGTGACAATTCGAGCGTTGTAGTGGTTGGAGACATTCACGGGCAATTGCATGATTTGATTTTCCTGCTACGAGATGCCGGTTTTCCTGCGGATAAcaaggtttttgttttcaatggAGATTACGTGGATAGAGGGGCATGGGGTCTTGAGACCTTCCTTCTCTTATTGGCCTGGAAGGTATATAAGATTCACTTTTATGAAGATCTTTAATTTCTAGCTTTGGTGTGAATTGGGTGGAATTGTGATGTTTCAAAAGTCCTTCATATGTACTTCAAGGAATTTTTTTGGTTAGTAGGGTGAAAATTTGGGAATTGGAGGGGTAACCCTTCCTCCTTGATATGATAATCTGTTTGATATACATGGGAGTGTACGACGCcctttatttttcactttttagcTTGTCTTTGTATACCGGTGGCGTTTGCTAAGTGCCTGCTTGTTAGATGGACTAAATACCCTTCCTCCCGGATCGTATATCCGGTCCCACCCTTATCCGGTATTTGTTTGGCTCTCGGGACCCTGGGCAATATATCCCCGTCTGTCAGGATTAATTAGTCTACTCTACATCTTGCCTCTATTAACGAAAATGTCATGATTTGGATAGAGATGCCATCCACCTGCTGATATCCACCCATGTCTCCCTTCCTATATGAACAGAAATTTGTGGCCTTATTCATGCCCCTATTTTTAAACAATATGTAGAGTTGCATGACCATGAGGATTCTTCATAACTTAATgtcccatttttaaaaaaaaacttgggacACAAACTTATGGGAATTGTATAGGCATAACCCGTGTAACCATTGTTTGGATATACCTAAAATTAAGTGTCCCTAACGTATGAGTGTCCTATTTGCCAGGGAATTTACATATCTGCGTGTGCATATCATGTCGTATCTGTGTCCATCATTCATATCAGTACTTCTTAGAAATTGAAGGAATTAAGCCAACTCTTTGGCTGCAATTACTGTATCTACTGTGAGACTGATTCATTGTAGGCGACCATAAATTCAATATTTGTCTAGGCTTATTGTGCTTTGTTTGTAGTTTTGTTGTTTCCATGTCTTTTCCATTTTTAACATTGTTGATACTCAATGAACCATAAATTGGCAAAATGACATGAAATACAAAGGATTAAGAAATGTGACCAACCGAATTAATTGAAGTATGAATGTGACCCTGTATGTGTATTATATTAGCTATAAACGATCAGAGCTAAACGCATTATGTTGATGAAACCTACAATTGATTGGGGTTTGGTTGTTTGAACTCCATTTACTTTCTGAAGTGATCTGGGAAAAGAAAGGAGGCATATTATCAACTGTCTAGGTCTAGGTGGGACCGCAATTTACTAATAGATGAACTTTTAACTAGCTGAACTCCTGCACAAATAATACTTCCAGACGAATTGAAATCTACCGCTCTTATTCAATTTATCGAGATGTTATTCAGGTTCGATGAACATCTCGATTTTTAGAAGTAAATCCTACTTCCAAGGTCTTTGGAAGTAGAATTTTCGAAAGTATATAAGAGGGATCTACCCAaatatatgcaatttttttctaAGGTATACTTTTACCTTAGAATAAGGGAATTTAAATCCGATTGATCGTTGTTTGAATTAGATAAGAACAATAATCGAATTGgatttttctattcaaaaataataataagaaaCCTTTCTTtgtctctttcatttttttctctacaatcaaaacaaacaaataagctCTTAATTCTATAGGGTTgaataaaaattcaattgacTTTTTGATATAATTGCTATGCTTAGTGTGTAACTCGTTGGTTTTCTCCTATGAGAGTTGGTAAGGGGTTGACATGGGAGGTTAAGCCAAAACTTCTCCTATATGGTCCCAGGAAGATGAAAATGGGAACATAGAAAGTGTATTAAGAGCTATTCTTGGAAATTATCTTGCAACCATTCCATTTTTAGGGAAGTATCTTATATTGTGCGAGTTTATTTTATTCGACTTCAGTGAAGTTTATTTTATTCGGCTTCATCGGAAGTGAACCAACTCAAAAAGAAGTGCGCTTGTAAGATTTTGAAATCAATGAAAGATGAATAGAAGTGGAACCATGACTAACGAAAAGCATACATGGCCCTTGATGTACCTTGTTT
Proteins encoded in this window:
- the LOC131302627 gene encoding serine/threonine-protein phosphatase 7 long form homolog, whose protein sequence is MEPGPIEATVLSGQKRHRSTSVWSAGSGADSTTLTVRRREAALRRMGLPDDRIIPLVQAAGFGGLFRVPFIQLDWHLITALVERWRPETHTFHMRPGEMTITLQDVSIQLGLPIDGKPVTGSINYDWDALCRNLLGVAPPAGKRDGGRVSMKWLDEAFGVLPLDADPIAVEQHARAYILRLIGGTIFADKSSSLVHLMFLPLLEDFNTAGEYSWGSAALACLYRELCRASIADKLEVGGFMLLLQVWAWERFPHISPRRLGKFQIPDGPLITRWHDRFQVTDLPTHVLREYRYTFDRQTDDQVVWQSYPPRVVDALPPYCRAGSDIWLTSSPLICFAIIEMHQPNRVLRQFGMHQPIPSPSRSLDAPHGVDLRGGAKDWAQTHGPSIAMWDNRRDHIVQGEAYDGVMHHDDAYKEWYQRHTRQFIGRLGCSFEKMEKNLEQIYHLLGENSEACVLAHDTLALFKEQQSYFRIAPLPPPAVATPTPLEPQEVALALAPPPTPPAGTTEPPTEQSAAIEEPPPCVTIELPEPVPPNALNEVGTQGAEGVTKMGNASQPISWPSDSIVTQSWVISLMDTLDWGSRHLSPSEFPSLLPIQVFDSLVLSASKILHKEPNCVTIDGLGDNSSVVVVGDIHGQLHDLIFLLRDAGFPADNKVFVFNGDYVDRGAWGLETFLLLLAWKVSMPHKVYLLRGYHESKYYTSVYGFEKEVLTKYGDEGKHAYQKCLGCFKGLPLASIIAGRVYTTHGGLFRSVATTPSKRSKGRKIRKVIIDPGASSLALGSMEDLSKARRTVLNPSWEGLNLIPGDVLWSNPSMNPGLSLNKKRGFGLLWGPDCTEEFLKNSNLKLIIRSHEGPDARKKRPDLGGMDEGYTIDHVVESGKLITLFSAPDYPQFQATEGRYKNKGAYIVLEPPHFDSPVFHSFEAITPRPTANPYYDYKDVIDSVEELD